From bacterium, a single genomic window includes:
- a CDS encoding heavy metal translocating P-type ATPase gives MILPVPAYVEAALPRVPTARDHRRLTLGVARAPQGAGVVDLILDLEGGRLRVGYDPRVLSRENAQRLAAHLAARLLDVETIVRSELPVAHLLPCSTCPLTVECALRRLPGVLGVNVRYASGQVTVDYDPRTANEAQIRRRLSDLGVPVRSTDADKPVSWWKRHELAGLTGAAFLALIVGVALEHLVRAGPWAVAAFGATYLTGGWQATRTAVAAIRGGALDINVLMLASAAGAAAIGFWEEGAVLLCLFSLSTTLEAHAMERTRRAIRALMALRPDEAVLLRNGQEVHVPVETLQVGDVIAVKPGARIPIDGTILAGTTSIDQSALTGESIPVGRAMGDPVFAGTINITGALEVRVATLPQETTLAKIIALVEEAQGQKATTQQRIDQIQQGYAIAVLAASAALATLPTLFFHRPFVAMFYRAMTLLVVASPCALVVGTPATVLAAITNGARRGILFKGGVHLERMGRVKVVAFDKTGTLTLGRPRVTDVIPAHGIASGELLRLAAALEQRSEHPLGTAIVDAARATPAPLPEPDTFQTVTGKGIRGTVGGQSIVIGTAVLLGDDGIVLPESLVDAAARLRAGGKTTVFVASSRALGVIGIADPLRQEAPEACAALRRLGVRRLVVLTGDHTTVGNAVGEQVRADEVRAQTLPQEKAEAIRALRREFGEVAMVGDGINDAPALAAATVGIAMGVAGTDVALETADIVLMSSDLRQVAYAVALSRKTRQVIRQNLIFALGVIVFLVTMTLLGHLRLPLAVVGHEGSTVLVVLNGLRLLATIPTASKGSSFGNSASPALAVS, from the coding sequence GTGATTCTCCCCGTCCCTGCCTACGTCGAGGCGGCGTTGCCGCGCGTCCCCACAGCACGGGACCACCGCCGCCTGACCCTGGGCGTTGCCCGGGCACCCCAAGGGGCCGGCGTGGTGGACCTCATCCTCGACCTCGAGGGCGGCCGCCTGAGGGTCGGCTACGATCCCCGCGTGCTGTCGCGTGAAAACGCGCAGCGGCTGGCGGCCCACCTGGCTGCGCGGCTTCTCGACGTTGAGACGATCGTTCGCTCCGAGTTGCCCGTGGCACACCTCCTGCCCTGTTCGACCTGCCCGCTGACCGTGGAATGTGCCCTCCGCCGGCTCCCAGGCGTGCTCGGCGTCAACGTTCGGTACGCCTCCGGTCAGGTCACCGTCGATTACGACCCGCGGACGGCCAACGAGGCGCAGATCCGGCGGCGGCTCAGCGACCTCGGGGTGCCCGTCCGTTCGACCGACGCGGACAAACCCGTCTCGTGGTGGAAACGGCACGAGCTGGCGGGGCTCACCGGAGCCGCCTTTCTCGCCCTCATCGTCGGAGTCGCCCTCGAACATCTTGTCAGGGCCGGTCCGTGGGCGGTCGCCGCCTTTGGCGCAACCTACCTCACCGGGGGATGGCAGGCGACCCGAACGGCGGTCGCGGCGATTCGGGGCGGCGCCCTGGACATTAACGTTCTGATGCTCGCCTCGGCCGCGGGAGCGGCGGCGATCGGTTTCTGGGAAGAAGGCGCGGTCCTCTTGTGCCTGTTCTCGCTGAGCACCACCCTCGAAGCGCACGCGATGGAGCGCACCAGGCGGGCGATCCGAGCGCTAATGGCCCTGCGCCCGGACGAGGCCGTGTTGCTGCGGAACGGCCAGGAAGTTCACGTTCCGGTGGAGACCCTCCAGGTCGGCGACGTCATTGCGGTGAAACCTGGGGCGAGGATTCCCATCGACGGAACCATCCTCGCCGGAACCACCTCGATTGATCAATCCGCCCTCACCGGGGAGTCGATCCCCGTGGGACGGGCGATGGGCGATCCGGTGTTCGCCGGGACCATCAACATCACCGGCGCGCTCGAGGTGCGGGTCGCCACGCTCCCCCAAGAGACGACGCTGGCGAAGATCATCGCACTCGTCGAGGAGGCACAGGGTCAAAAGGCGACAACGCAGCAGCGGATCGACCAGATCCAGCAGGGATACGCCATCGCGGTGCTGGCGGCATCGGCGGCGCTGGCTACCCTCCCCACCCTGTTCTTTCACCGGCCGTTTGTTGCCATGTTCTATCGGGCGATGACCCTGTTGGTCGTGGCCTCACCGTGCGCGCTGGTCGTCGGCACGCCCGCGACGGTTCTCGCCGCGATTACAAACGGCGCCCGTCGGGGGATCCTATTCAAGGGCGGGGTGCACCTCGAGCGGATGGGGCGCGTGAAGGTCGTCGCGTTCGACAAGACCGGAACGCTCACCCTGGGGCGCCCCCGCGTCACTGATGTCATCCCCGCCCATGGGATCGCATCCGGAGAACTCCTTCGGCTCGCCGCCGCGCTCGAGCAGCGGTCGGAGCACCCGTTGGGGACTGCGATCGTGGACGCGGCTCGGGCAACACCGGCCCCGCTCCCGGAACCCGACACATTTCAAACCGTCACGGGCAAGGGCATTCGTGGCACGGTGGGCGGCCAGTCCATCGTGATCGGAACCGCGGTCCTCCTCGGAGACGATGGCATCGTGCTCCCGGAGTCGCTGGTGGATGCGGCCGCACGTCTCCGCGCAGGCGGAAAGACAACGGTGTTTGTCGCATCATCGCGCGCGCTCGGCGTGATCGGTATTGCGGATCCGCTTCGTCAGGAGGCTCCCGAAGCGTGCGCGGCCCTGCGCCGTCTCGGGGTGCGCCGCTTGGTCGTGCTGACCGGTGATCACACGACGGTAGGCAACGCGGTCGGGGAACAGGTCCGGGCAGACGAGGTCCGCGCGCAAACGTTGCCACAGGAGAAGGCCGAGGCGATCCGCGCGCTGCGGCGGGAGTTCGGGGAAGTCGCCATGGTGGGCGACGGGATCAACGACGCCCCCGCGCTTGCCGCCGCGACGGTGGGAATCGCCATGGGTGTCGCCGGAACCGATGTGGCGCTTGAAACGGCGGACATCGTCCTGATGTCAAGCGACCTGAGGCAGGTGGCCTATGCCGTCGCCCTCAGCCGGAAAACGCGGCAGGTGATTCGTCAGAATCTGATCTTCGCTCTCGGCGTGATTGTCTTCCTTGTGACCATGACCCTCCTCGGACACCTGCGCCTTCCCCTTGCGGTTGTCGGCCACGAAGGGAGCACGGTGCTCGTCGTCCTTAACGGGCTCCGCCTCCTGGCGACCATCCCTACAGCGTCCAAAGGATCATCGTTTGGCAACTCTGCCTCGCCCGCATTAGCCGTTTCGTGA
- a CDS encoding CBS domain-containing protein, whose protein sequence is MRQVTAKEIMSDSVITVGPDTPFQEIVAIMLQHGISGLPVVDQDGRLLGIVTEADLLLKEETPHAQRPLIPWHGSSLRLERVLDRHRKAEGATAGMLMTENVVTATEDTTAHDLAHRMLTQDINRIPIVRDGRIVGIVTRADILKVFTRGDQTLLESVRVVLARDLWIDPKDLSISCLNGVITVCGEVDRRTDRDLLIRWVKSIDGVIGVNADQLEFRMDDLALGKVIR, encoded by the coding sequence ATGCGACAAGTGACAGCAAAGGAAATCATGAGCGACTCGGTAATCACCGTCGGCCCCGACACGCCGTTTCAAGAGATCGTGGCGATCATGTTGCAACACGGGATCAGCGGCCTCCCGGTCGTGGATCAAGACGGCCGGCTCCTCGGAATCGTGACCGAGGCCGACCTTCTTCTCAAGGAAGAAACACCCCACGCGCAGCGGCCGTTGATCCCCTGGCACGGATCGTCGCTTCGGCTGGAGCGGGTCCTTGACCGGCACAGAAAGGCGGAGGGGGCGACGGCGGGGATGCTGATGACCGAGAACGTCGTCACGGCGACCGAGGACACCACCGCGCACGACCTCGCGCACCGGATGCTCACGCAAGATATCAACAGGATCCCGATCGTCCGGGATGGTCGGATCGTGGGAATCGTCACCCGCGCGGATATCCTGAAGGTGTTCACCCGCGGTGATCAGACGCTGCTCGAGTCCGTCCGCGTGGTGCTTGCTCGCGACCTGTGGATCGATCCCAAGGATCTGTCCATCTCGTGCCTCAACGGTGTCATCACCGTGTGCGGAGAGGTGGACCGCCGCACCGATCGTGACCTCCTCATCCGTTGGGTCAAGTCGATCGACGGCGTGATCGGCGTGAACGCCGACCAACTCGAGTTTCGCATGGACGATCTGGCCCTGGGGAAGGTTATCAGGTGA
- a CDS encoding response regulator transcription factor, protein MAESKGAKIRVLIADDHAIVREGVKRILTAEPDLEVVGEAEDGLQAIEQAKKLKPDVAVLDISMPKINGIEATKQIRAALPATHTLALTMHEDDSYVFQLLKAGASGYVLKRAAATDLVQAIRAARRGEAFLYPSVAKAVVADYLKRVETGEGRETYDGLTDREKEILTVVAEGATNQEIAQKLYISVKTVQTHRAHIMEKLNLHDRTMLVRYAIRKGLIEP, encoded by the coding sequence ATGGCAGAGAGCAAAGGTGCAAAAATCCGAGTGCTGATCGCCGATGACCATGCGATCGTCCGCGAAGGCGTCAAAAGGATCTTGACGGCAGAGCCGGATCTCGAGGTCGTGGGAGAGGCGGAGGACGGCCTGCAGGCGATCGAGCAGGCGAAGAAACTGAAGCCGGACGTCGCCGTACTCGACATCAGCATGCCCAAGATTAACGGGATCGAAGCGACGAAGCAGATCAGGGCCGCTCTCCCCGCGACCCACACGCTCGCGTTGACGATGCACGAGGACGACTCGTACGTGTTCCAATTGCTCAAAGCGGGCGCCTCGGGGTACGTGCTGAAGCGGGCGGCGGCAACCGATCTCGTTCAAGCGATCCGAGCCGCCCGGCGGGGGGAGGCGTTCCTCTACCCTTCCGTGGCGAAGGCCGTGGTCGCGGATTACCTCAAGCGCGTGGAAACCGGCGAAGGACGCGAGACCTACGATGGCCTCACCGACCGGGAGAAAGAAATCCTCACCGTCGTCGCCGAAGGGGCGACGAACCAGGAGATCGCCCAGAAATTGTACATCAGCGTGAAAACGGTTCAGACGCATCGGGCGCACATCATGGAGAAACTCAACCTGCACGACCGCACCATGCTCGTCCGGTACGCGATTCGAAAGGGCCTGATCGAACCATAG
- a CDS encoding CBS domain-containing protein, with protein MEALPSGALLVPTDMSHVSLPAVAYAADFARRTGGTLVLLHVVSPRESEEGVVDGRYVDQQFEEIRGRLLWWFRTFVPLAARQGVGVETVVCVGHPEHEILTMARAMQAGMIVMATHARRGLRRAVIGSVAEAVLRQAPCPVLAMSPTALQNSNHAGLVPGGQGGCVMHARELMSTPVVTVSPETNLKEVAECMVAHRVSGVPVVDHFGRLVGIISETDLVSKLESEEKRPGLAGLLDHLAQPVGEDRKLHARTAAELMTSAVVTAPPDASVRELIHLMTGQGVNRIPIVESSRVIGIVTRADILRTLVRPDAAITEDVRWRLLHDLWIDPTPLTIDTRDGIVSIAGEAPTRSEAELVKSWAAATEGVVDVDTRGLRYRNDDRRIKLPAGRGWQDRS; from the coding sequence GTGGAAGCTCTGCCTTCCGGCGCGCTGTTAGTGCCGACGGACATGTCCCACGTCTCGCTCCCCGCCGTGGCCTACGCGGCCGACTTCGCACGGCGCACCGGCGGGACGCTCGTGCTTCTGCACGTAGTTTCCCCCAGAGAGAGCGAAGAGGGAGTCGTCGATGGCCGGTATGTGGACCAGCAATTCGAGGAGATCCGGGGGAGGTTGCTTTGGTGGTTTCGGACGTTCGTCCCCCTGGCGGCCCGACAGGGCGTGGGCGTGGAGACGGTCGTGTGCGTCGGCCATCCGGAGCACGAGATTCTCACCATGGCTCGGGCGATGCAGGCGGGGATGATCGTAATGGCCACCCACGCCCGCCGAGGATTGCGGCGGGCCGTCATCGGGAGTGTTGCCGAGGCTGTGCTGCGCCAAGCGCCGTGCCCCGTTCTCGCGATGTCTCCAACGGCATTACAGAATTCCAACCACGCCGGCCTCGTGCCGGGTGGACAGGGAGGTTGTGTGATGCATGCACGCGAGCTGATGAGCACCCCGGTGGTCACCGTGTCCCCGGAGACCAACTTGAAAGAAGTGGCGGAGTGCATGGTTGCCCATCGCGTGAGCGGCGTACCCGTCGTCGACCATTTCGGCCGCCTGGTGGGCATCATCTCGGAGACAGATCTCGTCTCGAAACTCGAATCCGAGGAAAAGAGACCTGGCCTGGCGGGCCTCCTCGACCACCTCGCGCAACCGGTGGGAGAAGATCGCAAACTTCACGCCAGGACCGCAGCAGAGCTCATGACGTCTGCGGTCGTCACCGCGCCGCCGGACGCGTCCGTCCGCGAACTGATCCACCTGATGACGGGCCAGGGCGTCAACCGAATCCCGATCGTCGAAAGCAGCCGGGTGATCGGCATCGTCACGCGGGCAGACATCCTGCGGACGCTGGTGCGGCCCGACGCCGCGATCACGGAGGATGTGCGCTGGAGGCTTCTCCACGATCTGTGGATCGACCCGACGCCGCTCACGATTGATACGCGCGATGGGATCGTGTCGATCGCCGGGGAGGCGCCGACGCGGTCGGAAGCGGAACTGGTCAAGAGCTGGGCCGCGGCCACGGAAGGCGTGGTCGACGTCGATACGCGGGGACTCCGTTACCGCAATGACGACCGACGCATCAAATTACCCGCCGGCCGCGGGTGGCAAGATCGATCATAA
- a CDS encoding DUF2249 domain-containing protein gives MSKVSDAFRYHHRQLAEELAQHTAALTGGASQGDPEPLVRFLRRELLPHATGEERSLYPVVEPLLKAHGMATATMRMDHRAIERYIQALERAAADARDTREAGRAQARRDLARLAWQLQAVFEVHLEKEEQIYLPLLERYVSQTEQQDILADMHETPPKQGTEKGDATLDVRSLPPARRHPLILDTFDGLRSGQAFTLVNDHDPKPLYYQFQAEQPGKFTWTYLEQGPVVWRVRIGRV, from the coding sequence ATGTCCAAGGTGAGTGATGCGTTTCGGTACCATCACCGACAGCTGGCTGAGGAGTTGGCTCAGCACACGGCGGCGCTGACGGGAGGAGCTTCGCAGGGCGATCCCGAGCCGCTCGTTCGCTTCCTCCGCCGGGAACTGCTGCCACACGCAACGGGCGAGGAGCGGTCCCTGTACCCGGTGGTCGAGCCGCTGCTGAAGGCACACGGCATGGCCACCGCCACGATGCGGATGGATCACCGAGCAATCGAACGCTATATACAGGCGCTCGAGCGCGCGGCAGCCGACGCGCGAGATACCCGGGAGGCCGGGCGTGCTCAGGCGCGTCGGGACCTGGCACGTCTGGCCTGGCAGTTGCAGGCAGTCTTCGAGGTCCATCTGGAGAAGGAAGAACAGATCTACCTGCCCCTGCTGGAGCGGTACGTATCGCAGACTGAACAACAGGACATCCTGGCGGACATGCACGAGACCCCACCAAAGCAGGGAACCGAGAAGGGAGACGCCACCCTCGATGTCCGCTCCCTGCCGCCCGCCCGCCGCCACCCCCTCATTCTCGACACGTTCGATGGGCTGCGCTCCGGGCAGGCTTTCACGCTCGTGAACGACCACGATCCCAAGCCTCTCTACTACCAGTTCCAAGCGGAACAACCGGGGAAGTTCACGTGGACGTATCTGGAGCAGGGGCCTGTGGTCTGGCGAGTGCGAATCGGCCGGGTTTGA
- a CDS encoding iron-sulfur cluster assembly protein, which produces MITRRDVVEILRRIVDPEIGLNIVETGLVYGIDTANGRVRVVMTMTTPACPVTGYLTGEVETTLRESFPEVQAVEVELVWDPPWDPLMMSEDARDRLGWTA; this is translated from the coding sequence ATGATCACCCGTCGCGATGTGGTCGAGATTCTCCGGCGGATCGTCGACCCGGAAATCGGACTGAACATTGTTGAGACGGGCCTCGTCTACGGGATCGACACGGCGAACGGCCGGGTCAGGGTGGTCATGACGATGACGACCCCGGCTTGTCCGGTCACCGGATACCTGACGGGAGAAGTCGAAACCACCTTGCGGGAGAGTTTCCCCGAGGTTCAGGCCGTTGAGGTAGAGCTGGTGTGGGATCCCCCGTGGGATCCGCTGATGATGTCTGAGGATGCGCGGGATCGCTTGGGGTGGACCGCGTGA
- a CDS encoding cupin, whose amino-acid sequence MSLLASYTSAVAFRRERFQPAVLAETERILVLLLCLEPGQAIAVHTPGIDLALVVLEGDGMMTVGDREDPISPGAVAVVTAGTARGLRATGRLVALAVASPPPTAADHGAVGRSGRPG is encoded by the coding sequence ATGTCACTTCTCGCATCCTACACGTCGGCCGTGGCGTTTCGGCGGGAGCGGTTCCAGCCCGCGGTCCTCGCTGAGACGGAGCGTATCCTGGTGTTACTGCTGTGTCTGGAACCGGGCCAGGCTATCGCGGTACATACGCCGGGGATTGATCTCGCACTTGTCGTCTTGGAAGGGGACGGGATGATGACAGTGGGAGATCGAGAGGATCCCATCTCACCCGGTGCCGTTGCCGTCGTGACCGCCGGGACGGCCCGCGGGCTCCGGGCCACGGGGCGTCTTGTGGCCCTCGCCGTGGCGAGTCCGCCGCCGACCGCAGCCGACCACGGAGCCGTTGGACGGAGTGGCCGGCCCGGGTAG
- a CDS encoding DUF4149 domain-containing protein, giving the protein MSWYEVSVTLHILAACIWVGGMIFLALVVLPILRQREYRFVAGPLIRGAGVRFRWVGWMAVATLVLTGLANLRFRGYGWTQLRDGSGWQGWFGHTLAAKLILVAAVVVISAVHDLVLGPVAAEQLDTAAAQRLRRRAAWMGRVVLLFSIAVVALGVILVRGV; this is encoded by the coding sequence ATGTCGTGGTACGAGGTCAGCGTGACCCTGCACATCCTCGCCGCCTGCATCTGGGTCGGCGGCATGATCTTCCTGGCCCTCGTCGTGTTGCCGATTCTCCGGCAGCGGGAGTATCGGTTCGTGGCGGGGCCGCTGATCCGGGGGGCGGGAGTGCGTTTTCGCTGGGTTGGGTGGATGGCGGTTGCGACGCTGGTGCTGACCGGACTCGCCAATCTGCGGTTTAGGGGGTACGGCTGGACTCAGTTGCGCGACGGGAGCGGGTGGCAGGGATGGTTCGGCCACACGCTGGCGGCGAAGCTCATCCTCGTGGCGGCCGTCGTGGTCATTAGCGCGGTTCACGATCTTGTGCTCGGGCCCGTAGCGGCGGAGCAACTCGATACCGCAGCCGCGCAGCGACTCCGGCGACGGGCAGCCTGGATGGGCCGCGTTGTCCTGCTGTTCTCGATCGCTGTGGTGGCGCTCGGGGTCATCCTCGTCCGCGGCGTCTGA
- a CDS encoding DsrE/DsrF/DrsH-like family protein → MQVQSNGGTTGKMSIIMFSGTADKFIPLGVVSQAAAAMGMQVNIFVTGFALLGFTKKPHDLPFPAEFANMAPALAKGMQANRVGAWDTMLVQAKELGAKVYACSMMASVMGLVKADFNDLVDDVVGAAAFLQASENGQTLFI, encoded by the coding sequence ATGCAGGTCCAGTCGAACGGTGGCACGACCGGTAAGATGTCGATCATCATGTTTAGCGGGACGGCCGACAAGTTCATTCCCCTGGGGGTCGTTTCACAGGCCGCAGCGGCCATGGGAATGCAGGTGAACATTTTCGTCACGGGATTCGCGTTGTTGGGTTTTACAAAGAAGCCCCATGACCTGCCATTCCCAGCAGAGTTTGCCAACATGGCGCCCGCGCTGGCCAAAGGCATGCAGGCGAACCGCGTCGGAGCATGGGACACGATGCTGGTGCAGGCCAAAGAACTGGGCGCGAAAGTCTACGCGTGCTCGATGATGGCCAGCGTGATGGGGCTGGTCAAGGCCGATTTTAACGATCTGGTTGACGACGTCGTTGGAGCCGCGGCGTTCCTCCAGGCGTCCGAGAACGGCCAAACGCTCTTCATCTGA
- a CDS encoding sulfurtransferase TusA family protein, whose product MDGATADRTLVDSRGSSCPGPITDLAMAYRRAKVGDVIELWATDLGVKADVRAWAAKTGNEIVSMEDRENVIVTVLRIVKR is encoded by the coding sequence ATGGATGGAGCGACCGCAGACCGTACGCTCGTGGATTCACGGGGGTCATCGTGCCCCGGCCCGATCACAGATCTGGCCATGGCATACCGACGCGCGAAGGTGGGTGACGTGATCGAGTTGTGGGCGACCGACCTCGGGGTCAAGGCGGACGTGCGGGCATGGGCGGCGAAGACGGGGAACGAGATTGTGTCCATGGAGGACAGAGAGAACGTGATCGTCACGGTTCTCCGAATCGTGAAGCGGTGA
- a CDS encoding FAD-dependent oxidoreductase, which translates to MKKRVLIIGGGTGATMLANSLDKRRFDVTVLSQSPVHVFQPAFLYIAFKNGNPNMVRDERRLLARHVRFIQEPVTRIDLRGHVVITAGGARYDYDSIVVATGVTTDPSQIPGLRDLDDEFGNYHTTVAQAQKVWRHLDAFRGGTIVLGQSSPITKCPPSPVEGILLTEELLHKRGLREQTRLVFISPYPRAYPAEPMNEIVEPILRARGIEIFPFFDVDRIDPGTRTIYSIEGEQIQYDLPIIIPPFMGADIAYEPATVVDANRFVVTNKLTLHIEGVDDAFAIGDATNLPTSKAGVGAHLEAKVVAELLGGGQAEFSGRTHCPVDLAYGRGTFVIGSYTAPVLKYPPSRLNHIMKMMMAYIYWLSLRGTLDPVFDWYFKRTSPDRFTPTHVAKRHA; encoded by the coding sequence ATGAAGAAGCGGGTGCTGATCATTGGGGGAGGCACGGGGGCCACGATGCTGGCCAACTCGCTGGACAAGCGACGGTTCGACGTGACGGTGCTGAGTCAGTCACCGGTGCACGTCTTCCAGCCGGCGTTTCTGTACATCGCGTTCAAGAACGGGAACCCAAATATGGTTCGGGACGAGCGGCGTTTGCTGGCGCGGCACGTCCGCTTCATCCAGGAACCGGTGACCCGCATCGACCTGCGCGGGCACGTGGTCATCACTGCCGGCGGGGCGAGGTACGACTACGATTCCATCGTCGTGGCCACGGGCGTGACGACAGATCCATCGCAGATCCCTGGACTCCGCGACCTCGACGACGAATTCGGCAACTACCACACAACCGTCGCGCAGGCGCAGAAGGTGTGGAGGCACCTCGATGCCTTCCGCGGTGGCACGATCGTGCTGGGGCAGAGCTCCCCGATTACCAAATGTCCGCCGTCGCCGGTCGAGGGCATCCTGCTCACGGAGGAGCTTTTGCACAAGAGGGGGCTCAGGGAGCAGACAAGGCTCGTCTTCATTTCCCCGTATCCGCGCGCCTATCCGGCGGAGCCGATGAACGAGATCGTCGAGCCGATCCTCCGGGCTCGCGGTATCGAGATCTTCCCGTTCTTCGACGTGGACCGCATCGACCCAGGAACCCGGACGATCTACTCAATCGAAGGAGAACAGATCCAGTATGACCTGCCCATCATCATCCCCCCGTTCATGGGTGCTGATATCGCGTACGAGCCCGCCACCGTCGTAGACGCGAACCGTTTTGTGGTGACCAACAAACTGACACTCCACATCGAGGGGGTTGACGACGCATTTGCCATCGGGGACGCGACGAATCTGCCGACCTCGAAGGCGGGCGTGGGGGCGCATCTCGAGGCGAAGGTGGTGGCAGAACTCCTGGGCGGGGGCCAGGCGGAATTCAGCGGCCGGACTCATTGTCCGGTCGACCTAGCCTACGGTCGGGGGACCTTTGTCATCGGTTCGTATACAGCCCCGGTGCTCAAGTACCCGCCGAGCCGCCTCAACCACATCATGAAAATGATGATGGCGTACATCTACTGGCTGAGTTTGCGAGGGACCCTGGACCCTGTTTTCGATTGGTATTTCAAACGCACGAGCCCCGATAGGTTCACACCGACCCACGTCGCGAAACGTCACGCGTGA
- a CDS encoding FAD-binding oxidoreductase codes for MIGPSVAVIGGGAIGLSTALQLAELGASPVRVLERAYVASGSSGLSVGIIETQYLDPLDIELRVRSMEFFSALERRHNLTVTRNGYLRLAHRADELAAFETSVKMQRNLGVRDARTLSRREVLGLVPHMHCDDVIGGLFGPSDGYIDGHLYCNLLADLAKRRNAEVRTQVTLVRAEKGALHRHRLITTQGEVECDFVVNAAGAWAGEIGALLGAPVKLLPQRHQVTLAHLPRPLAYVMPSVMDYIPHSGDYGLYLRHDTRSRLLVGLHTEEPLHDIVDPNNYSRSTDYTFLEAVAEKFALRFPLLDGARLAAGWAGLYPVSPDGLAQVGPTPGQRTVISACGVGGSGLQTSPAIGRLAAEWVVFGEPRSIPTARSLTPLRYSLA; via the coding sequence ATGATCGGACCATCCGTCGCCGTGATTGGAGGAGGGGCGATCGGTCTCTCCACGGCTCTTCAGTTGGCGGAATTGGGGGCTTCGCCGGTACGCGTCCTCGAGAGGGCATACGTCGCGAGCGGCTCATCTGGACTTTCGGTTGGCATCATCGAGACCCAATACCTCGACCCTCTCGACATCGAACTCCGCGTCCGTAGCATGGAGTTCTTCTCCGCGTTAGAACGGCGCCACAATCTAACGGTCACCCGAAATGGGTATCTGCGATTAGCCCACCGGGCAGATGAACTCGCGGCGTTTGAAACGAGCGTCAAGATGCAACGAAACTTGGGCGTCCGGGACGCCCGCACCCTCAGCAGACGTGAGGTTCTCGGCCTTGTCCCCCACATGCATTGCGACGACGTGATCGGAGGCTTGTTCGGACCAAGCGACGGCTACATCGACGGACACCTCTATTGCAACCTGCTTGCGGATCTCGCCAAACGGCGCAACGCCGAGGTGCGGACACAAGTCACGCTCGTCAGAGCGGAGAAAGGCGCCTTGCACCGGCACCGGTTGATCACGACACAGGGGGAGGTGGAGTGCGATTTTGTCGTTAATGCGGCCGGAGCATGGGCGGGCGAGATTGGGGCCCTGCTTGGAGCGCCGGTCAAGTTGTTGCCCCAGCGCCACCAAGTCACGCTTGCGCATCTTCCGCGACCCCTCGCGTATGTGATGCCCTCGGTCATGGACTACATTCCGCACTCTGGCGACTACGGACTGTACCTCCGGCACGATACCCGCTCGCGGCTTCTCGTGGGCCTGCACACCGAGGAACCCCTTCACGACATCGTTGACCCAAACAACTACAGCAGATCGACCGACTACACATTCCTTGAAGCCGTTGCCGAGAAGTTCGCGCTACGCTTCCCCCTCCTGGATGGCGCTCGGCTGGCGGCGGGGTGGGCCGGCCTCTATCCAGTGAGTCCCGACGGCCTCGCGCAAGTGGGCCCGACGCCGGGCCAACGCACCGTCATCTCAGCCTGCGGGGTCGGTGGGTCGGGTCTCCAAACCTCACCCGCAATCGGACGGCTTGCTGCGGAGTGGGTTGTATTCGGGGAGCCGCGGTCGATACCTACGGCAAGGTCCCTCACCCCTCTCCGCTATTCACTGGCATGA